A window from uncultured Desulfobacter sp. encodes these proteins:
- a CDS encoding energy transducer TonB: MKLSYQQSYLVQGVLGAMIINLALFGLLPGLIHMETRSGDLESLNVVTFTRIKPQPIQPEPEKKEELKEEEPPEKIHKIVHHEQLNVPKQQLKMQMPSLDLNIDPRLSSDIHMVSSAKPGPVAPGAGTDFTGIMDLDAVDTIPVPRFKSAPRYPYRAKRMGREGTVKISFVVDKEGQVSNIKIVEANPPGFFEEAVLDAVSTWKYAPGELMGQKVKTLVTTSVVFKLEN, encoded by the coding sequence ATGAAACTGTCATATCAGCAATCGTATCTGGTGCAGGGCGTTTTAGGGGCTATGATCATCAACCTGGCCCTGTTCGGACTGTTGCCCGGACTGATTCATATGGAAACCCGCTCCGGAGACCTGGAAAGCCTGAATGTAGTGACCTTTACACGAATCAAGCCCCAGCCGATCCAGCCGGAACCCGAGAAAAAAGAGGAACTCAAAGAAGAAGAACCGCCGGAAAAGATCCATAAAATCGTTCACCACGAACAGTTAAACGTCCCTAAGCAACAATTGAAGATGCAGATGCCCAGCCTGGATCTTAATATTGATCCAAGGCTTTCCAGTGATATCCATATGGTTTCATCGGCAAAGCCGGGGCCGGTAGCCCCGGGTGCCGGAACCGACTTCACCGGGATCATGGACCTGGATGCCGTGGATACCATCCCTGTGCCCCGGTTTAAATCCGCCCCCCGGTATCCTTACCGGGCCAAGCGCATGGGCCGGGAGGGCACCGTTAAAATCAGTTTTGTTGTGGACAAAGAGGGACAGGTGTCGAACATCAAAATTGTGGAAGCCAACCCTCCGGGTTTTTTTGAAGAGGCGGTCCTGGATGCCGTGTCTACTTGGAAATACGCGCCTGGTGAACTCATGGGCCAAAAGGTGAAAACTTTAGTCACCACCTCGGTGGTATTTAAACTGGAGAATTAA
- a CDS encoding biopolymer transporter ExbD, translating into MINVRNSLRMKSNEMDINMSPLIDLVFLLLIFFMVTTSFVRETGIDVQRPSASSATLTKNGNILVAVSRDGTIHFDGQKIDVRSVRAHITRALAQNPEGAVVIVADKVSYTGTVIQVMDQCRLAGAKRVSIAATRSGESG; encoded by the coding sequence ATGATCAATGTAAGAAATTCCCTGCGTATGAAAAGCAATGAGATGGATATCAACATGAGTCCGCTCATTGATCTTGTGTTTCTGCTGCTGATTTTTTTTATGGTGACCACAAGCTTTGTCCGGGAAACAGGGATTGATGTCCAACGCCCCTCGGCCTCATCGGCCACATTGACAAAAAACGGGAATATCCTTGTGGCTGTGTCCCGGGACGGCACCATCCATTTTGACGGGCAAAAGATTGATGTCCGAAGCGTCAGGGCCCATATCACCCGGGCACTGGCCCAGAATCCCGAAGGGGCTGTGGTCATTGTGGCGGACAAGGTCAGCTACACCGGAACGGTGATCCAGGTGATGGACCAGTGTCGGCTGGCCGGTGCCAAGCGGGTGAGCATTGCCGCCACCCGGTCGGGAGAATCCGGGTAA
- a CDS encoding MotA/TolQ/ExbB proton channel family protein: protein MISDVVGNILAYLGQGGVVMIPLIVCSFAMWALILDRMFFFSRLERKDIALHALVRILDRDPASRCLVPAGAEGPRAHLARHVLAHRTNDCRVNKRIVDQCCMAIVPGFERYLAAIAVFAAVAPLFGLLGTVTGMITTFDVITLFGTGNAKAMAGGISEALVTTQSGLVVAIPGFFMSALLFRRSHAAKNRLEEAAIILKRRL from the coding sequence ATGATTTCCGATGTCGTTGGCAATATTCTGGCGTATCTGGGCCAGGGCGGCGTCGTCATGATTCCTTTGATCGTTTGTTCCTTTGCCATGTGGGCTCTGATCCTGGACCGGATGTTTTTCTTCTCCCGTCTGGAACGAAAAGATATCGCCCTTCACGCCCTGGTTAGAATTTTGGACCGTGATCCGGCTTCCAGGTGCCTGGTACCGGCAGGTGCCGAAGGCCCCCGGGCCCATCTCGCCCGCCATGTATTGGCACATCGCACCAACGACTGCCGGGTGAACAAGCGGATTGTGGACCAGTGCTGCATGGCCATAGTGCCCGGGTTTGAGCGGTATCTTGCCGCCATCGCGGTGTTTGCGGCCGTGGCACCTCTGTTCGGCCTTTTGGGCACCGTCACCGGCATGATTACCACCTTTGATGTCATTACCCTGTTCGGCACAGGAAATGCCAAGGCCATGGCAGGGGGGATTTCCGAGGCCCTTGTGACCACCCAGAGCGGTCTTGTGGTCGCCATTCCCGGGTTTTTCATGAGCGCGCTGCTGTTCCGGCGTTCCCATGCTGCGAAAAATCGTCTGGAAGAAGCGGCTATTATTCTTAAACGCAGGCTGTGA
- a CDS encoding MotA/TolQ/ExbB proton channel family protein gives MKILLKFFSHVTLRLMVVILVPAILAGAAQARDLRQAAVEAQKQLEESRKKDRMVRSQIQTDKSRMSQALSRLKTRVGALEAEVNEKIQQVEALTRQNAELDAKTAVRQTRLNELSGAVRVAAGNLNSLLTESAYTAREPDRLNRLSPVLDSSRFPGLDDMAALADLFLEEMRLTGGIDIRTMPFIADDGETVEGKVLSLGGFTWAYEKDGAAGFLEYSQDTKKLYALSALPARGIQKNLSGYMNGKTDGVYIDISRGGALKQITHQQTLKDQIEKGGILVWPILALGVFAIAIGIERTMFLGRVHANTDKVMGRVNDLAAQGAWDDCRQIVGKKTVPVYNVLRAGLNARKENRETLESVLQESILKELPRLERFLPMLNIMGAISPLLGLLGTVTGMISTFHVITLYGTGDPRMMSGGISTALVTTMLGLAVAIPIMLLYTFLCRRVAHVIGDMEEKAVALTNIVFRGGRPA, from the coding sequence ATGAAAATTCTTTTGAAATTTTTTTCGCATGTAACATTAAGATTGATGGTTGTCATTCTGGTACCGGCAATCCTTGCCGGGGCTGCCCAGGCCCGGGACCTTCGCCAGGCTGCGGTTGAAGCCCAAAAGCAGCTGGAAGAATCCCGGAAAAAAGATCGCATGGTGCGATCTCAGATTCAAACCGATAAAAGCCGGATGTCCCAGGCGCTTAGCCGCTTAAAGACCCGGGTGGGTGCCCTGGAAGCCGAGGTGAATGAAAAAATTCAACAGGTGGAGGCGCTGACCCGGCAAAATGCAGAGCTGGATGCAAAAACAGCGGTCCGCCAGACCCGGCTCAATGAGCTTTCCGGTGCTGTCAGGGTGGCGGCAGGCAATCTGAATTCCCTGCTGACGGAATCGGCCTATACGGCCCGGGAGCCTGACCGTTTAAACCGGTTGTCTCCGGTGCTGGATTCCAGCCGGTTTCCCGGGCTGGATGATATGGCTGCCCTGGCGGATCTGTTTTTAGAGGAGATGCGCCTGACCGGCGGTATTGATATCCGGACCATGCCCTTTATTGCAGATGACGGGGAAACGGTTGAAGGTAAGGTGTTGAGCCTGGGCGGGTTTACCTGGGCCTATGAGAAGGACGGCGCGGCCGGTTTTCTTGAATACTCCCAGGATACCAAAAAACTTTATGCACTGTCTGCATTGCCTGCCAGGGGCATTCAAAAAAATCTGTCCGGCTATATGAACGGTAAAACAGACGGTGTGTATATTGATATTTCCCGGGGCGGGGCCCTAAAGCAGATCACCCACCAGCAGACCCTGAAGGACCAGATTGAAAAGGGCGGTATTTTGGTATGGCCCATCCTGGCCCTGGGTGTGTTCGCCATTGCCATCGGCATTGAGCGCACCATGTTTCTGGGCCGGGTCCACGCCAACACCGACAAGGTCATGGGCCGGGTCAACGATCTGGCGGCCCAGGGGGCCTGGGATGACTGCCGGCAGATTGTAGGTAAGAAAACAGTGCCGGTGTACAATGTGCTTCGCGCAGGTCTCAACGCCAGAAAAGAGAACCGGGAAACTCTGGAGAGCGTGCTCCAGGAGTCTATCTTGAAAGAGCTGCCCAGGCTTGAGCGGTTTTTGCCCATGCTGAATATCATGGGGGCCATCTCTCCGCTTCTGGGGTTGCTCGGCACGGTGACGGGCATGATCTCAACCTTTCATGTCATCACCCTTTACGGGACGGGCGATCCCCGGATGATGTCCGGCGGCATTTCCACCGCCCTGGTGACAACCATGCTCGGTCTGGCCGTGGCGATTCCCATCATGCTCTTGTATACCTTTTTATGCCGCCGGGTGGCGCATGTGATCGGTGATATGGAAGAAAAGGCGGTGGCCCTGACCAATATCGTGTTCCGGGGAGGGCGCCCGGCATGA
- a CDS encoding DUF3450 domain-containing protein has protein sequence MYSFNWVIVLLVLFSLSFFPEKDVHAEEKPLSKTIRDDIGQVITVEKDVQDIKKTWSEQSKTMGDQLQSLETRESDLEKRLEKMNLRLKLEQTRLDENLRREKETDRVEAELETFLDSVLERLELAIAEDLPFLEDERRGRLADLKMMMVDAQTSSAEKFRRIFEALQIEAEYGTTVEVTQSTVDLDQVPVLVDVLRVGRVSLLCQTIDQKKSAVFDPGQKRWQILSESVNRDISRAVAMARLERSIELVKLPLGRIAAQ, from the coding sequence TTGTATAGTTTCAATTGGGTTATTGTTTTACTTGTGCTGTTCAGCCTCTCTTTTTTTCCAGAAAAAGACGTGCACGCCGAAGAAAAACCATTAAGTAAAACGATTCGGGACGATATAGGGCAGGTCATCACGGTGGAAAAAGATGTCCAGGATATCAAAAAAACTTGGTCTGAGCAGTCAAAGACCATGGGGGATCAGTTGCAGAGCCTGGAAACCCGGGAGTCGGACCTGGAAAAGCGCCTGGAGAAAATGAATCTGCGCTTGAAACTGGAGCAGACCCGGCTGGACGAAAATCTCCGGCGTGAAAAAGAGACCGACCGGGTGGAAGCTGAGTTGGAGACATTTCTGGACTCCGTGCTTGAGCGTCTGGAATTGGCCATTGCCGAAGATCTTCCCTTTCTGGAAGATGAGCGCCGGGGCCGTTTGGCTGACTTGAAAATGATGATGGTGGACGCCCAGACATCTTCTGCCGAGAAGTTCAGGCGTATTTTTGAGGCCCTCCAGATAGAGGCGGAGTACGGCACCACAGTGGAAGTGACCCAGTCCACCGTGGATCTGGATCAGGTGCCGGTGCTTGTGGACGTGCTCCGGGTGGGCCGGGTCAGTCTGCTGTGCCAGACCATTGACCAGAAGAAAAGCGCCGTATTTGATCCGGGGCAGAAGCGCTGGCAAATTCTGTCCGAGAGCGTTAACCGTGATATTTCCCGGGCCGTGGCCATGGCACGGCTGGAAAGAAGTATTGAACTTGTCAAACTCCCGTTGGGAAGGATTGCCGCACAATGA